A single genomic interval of Bacillus spongiae harbors:
- the fliP gene encoding flagellar type III secretion system pore protein FliP (The bacterial flagellar biogenesis protein FliP forms a type III secretion system (T3SS)-type pore required for flagellar assembly.), with product MNDVMELFNNGSPETVSTSVRLLLLLTVLSLAPSILILMTCFTRIVIVLSFVRTALATQQMPPNQVLIGLSLFLTFFIMAPTLQEVNDNALTPLFNEEITLEEASDRATVPFKEFMSKHTRQKDLELFLSYSKSDTPESVQDIPLTSLVPAFALSEIKTAFQIGFMIFIPFLVIDMVVASVLMSMGMMMLPPVMISLPFKILLFVLVDGWYLVIKSLLQSF from the coding sequence ATGAATGATGTAATGGAATTGTTTAATAATGGGTCTCCTGAAACAGTTTCTACCTCTGTAAGGCTTCTCCTCTTACTAACGGTACTATCACTTGCTCCAAGTATATTAATATTGATGACTTGTTTTACTCGAATTGTTATTGTTTTGTCGTTTGTCAGAACAGCCTTAGCGACGCAACAAATGCCGCCAAATCAAGTATTAATTGGGCTATCTTTATTTTTAACCTTTTTTATTATGGCTCCAACGTTACAGGAAGTGAACGACAATGCTTTAACACCTTTATTTAATGAAGAAATTACATTAGAAGAAGCTTCAGATCGTGCTACTGTTCCATTTAAAGAATTTATGAGTAAACATACAAGGCAAAAAGACCTTGAATTATTTTTATCCTATTCTAAATCAGATACCCCTGAATCCGTTCAGGATATTCCTTTAACTTCATTAGTTCCAGCTTTTGCATTAAGTGAAATAAAAACGGCCTTTCAAATTGGATTTATGATTTTTATTCCTTTTTTAGTAATTGATATGGTCGTTGCGAGTGTACTAATGAGTATGGGAATGATGATGTTACCACCGGTTATGATCTCTTTGCCTTTTAAGATTTTATTATTTGTTCTTGTAGACGGTTGGTATTTAGTCATTAAATCACTATTACAAAGCTTTTAA
- the fliQ gene encoding flagellar biosynthesis protein FliQ: protein MNSEMVISLAERGVYTILLISAPLLLLALVVGLIVSIFQATTQIQEQTLAFIPKIVAVLIGVIFFGPWMLTTLLSYTTEIFTNLTRFVG, encoded by the coding sequence TTGAATTCAGAAATGGTCATCTCACTCGCAGAACGAGGGGTCTATACAATACTATTGATTTCAGCTCCGTTACTATTATTAGCCTTAGTTGTAGGTTTAATCGTTAGTATCTTTCAAGCAACAACACAAATTCAAGAACAAACATTAGCATTTATTCCTAAAATAGTAGCCGTGTTAATCGGTGTTATATTTTTTGGTCCATGGATGTTAACGACGCTTTTATCCTATACAACTGAAATATTTACGAACTTGACTCGTTTTGTAGGGTAA
- the fliR gene encoding flagellar biosynthetic protein FliR, with the protein MEQLIPIFSVYLLIFVRLSAFFVTLPLFSYRTIPAQHRIGFSAVLAWIMYYVVATDPIPIDGYYFLLIIKETMVGLLVGFTAYMIVSAIQIAGGFIDFQMGFAIANVVDPQTGAQSPITGQYLYTFALLLLLALNGHHLLLDGIYYSYEFIPLTEAWIPFKNESLVNYIITAFNSVFVIAFQMAVPIVGTLFLVDVALGIVARTVPQLNIFVVGFPIKIAVSFIVLFVVMGVIMALTSQLFEQMLLTMRDVMKLMGS; encoded by the coding sequence ATGGAACAATTAATCCCGATATTTTCAGTCTATCTACTGATTTTTGTTCGACTTTCTGCTTTTTTTGTTACGTTGCCTTTGTTTTCTTATCGTACTATTCCTGCTCAACACCGAATTGGTTTTTCGGCTGTCTTGGCATGGATCATGTATTACGTCGTTGCAACGGACCCTATTCCAATAGATGGTTACTATTTTTTACTAATTATAAAGGAAACCATGGTTGGCTTATTAGTGGGATTTACAGCATATATGATTGTGTCAGCGATACAAATTGCAGGCGGCTTCATTGATTTTCAAATGGGTTTTGCCATTGCTAATGTTGTCGACCCTCAAACAGGAGCTCAAAGTCCTATCACTGGCCAATATTTGTATACATTTGCTCTCTTGCTTCTTCTTGCATTAAATGGTCATCACCTTTTATTAGATGGTATTTACTATAGCTATGAGTTTATTCCATTGACCGAAGCTTGGATCCCTTTTAAAAATGAGTCATTGGTGAATTATATTATCACCGCTTTCAATTCTGTGTTTGTCATCGCTTTTCAAATGGCCGTTCCGATAGTGGGTACTTTATTTTTAGTTGATGTTGCCTTGGGAATTGTTGCAAGAACTGTTCCTCAATTGAATATTTTTGTTGTCGGATTCCCAATTAAAATAGCGGTAAGTTTTATCGTATTGTTTGTCGTAATGGGTGTCATTATGGCTTTAACTAGTCAACTTTTTGAACAGATGTTGCTTACAATGAGAGATGTAATGAAGTTGATGGGGAGTTAA